CGTAAACACTTTGACCTTTACGCCAACCTACGCCCTGTACGTTCATTTGTTGGTACCAAAGCACGCTACGAAGATGTAGATATTATTACCGTTCGTGAAAACACCCAAGGCATGTACTCAGGTGTTGGCCAAAAGCGCAGCGAAGATGGCTCAAGCGCCGAAGCGATGAGTATTATAACTCGAGACGGCGCAGAGCGTATTGTTAAGTTTGCCTACGAATTAGCTCGCCGCGAAGGCCGTAAAAAAGTAACTGCAGTTCATAAAGCAAACATCATGAAATCGACGTCAGGTTTGTTCCTAGAAGTGGCTCGTGAAGTGGCTAAGCAATACCCAGACATCGAATCTGAAGAGATGATTGTAGACGCAGCCTGTATGAACTTAGTGATGTACCCAGAGCGTTTCGACGTGATGGTTACCACCAACTTGTTTGGTGATATTTTGTCAGACTTATGTGCTGGTTTAGTGGGCGGCCTTGGTATGGCTCCTGGCGCCAATATTGGTGAACGAGCAGCCATTTTTGAAGCCGTGCACGGTAGCGCACCAGATATTGCCGGCCAAGATATTGCTAACCCAACTTCAGTTATTCTAGCCAGTATTCAAATGCTTGAATATTTAGGCATGGAAGACAAAGCCGCTAATATTCTTAGTGCAGTGAAAGACGTTATCGCTAGCGGTGACAGAACCACTCGCGATTTAGGTGGCACAGCCGGTACTAAAGAGTTTACTCAAGCGATTTTAGATCGCCTATAAACACCAAATAGCAGCATAAGTAACAACAAAAAGGCAGCCTAGGCTGCCTTTTTTAATGCTCAAGTCTTGTTGCTACCCTAGTAAACCCGCGCAAATACCGTGATCTCTTCTCGGTCATGATAGAGATGTTTAGCCCTTACCTCATGCTCAAAACCCAGCTCACTTAAACCCTCTTTAAGTAAGTTAAGATCTTGGTTTACCTCAGCAAAACGTTGCTTCATTGGCAGCTTCAAATTAAACATGGCATATTGACACCAGCCGTTTGCCAACCACTTCAGCATTAAACGACTTACTTTAGCCGGGCGCTCTACCATGTCGCAAACTAGCCAGCTCACATTGCTTCGCTCAGGCTGGTATTTAAAGCCATCTTCACGATAGTGCTGCACTTGGCCGGTATCCATTAAGGATTGAGCCATTGGGCCATTATCAATGGCGGCTACGAACATATTTCGTCTTACCAACTGGTAAGTCCAACCGCCCGGGCATGCTCCCAAATCAACAGCGTGTTGGCCATTTTGAATATACTGCTCTCGCTCCTCGTCATTTAACAACACCATAAAGGCTTCATCTAATTTGAGCGTAGAACGACTTGGCGCTTCAGCTGGAAACTTAAGGCGCAAGATACCGTTGTGCTGTGCGTTACCATTTCGAGTATCAGAATAACCTAACCAACAATGAGTACCGCTAACAAAAAACAACTGCATGGCTGGCAACTTAGGGTTGGTATTTTTGGTCAGCCACTGGTGCTTAACCAAGGCATTTTCCAAAGGCCGAGTAAATTTTTTACAAAAGCTAGACAAGGCTTTGCCATCGTTAGTATCGGGGTATTCCAAGCGCAAACTGCCACACTTTGGTAGCTTTTGCTCCACCGCAAGAATAGATGCGACGCGATTTGCCTCATCGAGCTGCAACTCTGCAAGCGCCAAAAACCAGTGTCTAGCGAAGACCAACTGACGAAAGTCGGTAGCTTGATACAACGCTTGTGCGTGCTCTGATTGATAACAACTAAACTCCACAAAACCTGCTCCACTGCTGGCTTTGGCGTAACCAAAGAAGCCTAGTTGCTCAGCATGAAACTGGATCTCTGCGGCACAGTCGCTCTCAAAGCCGGTGCGACAATACAAAATTACACTACTCATTTGCACTTCTCTTTGTTGGCAAAGCTAAGCTTAGCCAAGCAATAATCAAAATAAATCCGCCAATTGGGGTTATTGGCCCAAACACCTTTGAGCCCAAAAAAGCCAAGCAGTATAAGCTACCAGCAAATAGCCAACCACCCAAAATCCACAACACAGCCGTTAATCGGCGTTTATCTATCACCACCAAGGCCGCCACTAAATGAATGATTTGATAAAATACACCGATTTCAATCCACGATAACTGCGCTTCACCCAAAAAACGACTAAAACCATGCGCCGCACCCGCGCCCATTATCACGGTCACCGCTCCACTAAGTGCCAGTAACAGTCGCAAAGCCCAAGGTGTTTGATTAAGCGTACTCATTCTGCATCCACCAAACCTTCATTAACAAACTCTTGTTGCTCTTGCTCAACCAGAGAAATCATCCATTCTCGAAACGCAACCAACTTGCCTTGTTCGGCTTGGCTGGGTTTGCATACCATGTAATAGGCATTTTTGCTTAACAAGACTTGCTCGAAGGGACAGACCAAGCGGCCTGCTTCAATCTCAGGCTTGGCCAATACGCTATGCCCTAGAGCAACCCCCTGCCCATAAACTGCTGCTTGCAGCACCATGGTTGAGTGAGAAAAAATAGGGCCGTGGTTTACATTCATTTGCCGTAATCCCACCAACTTAAACCAGGCTTTCCAATCGTGACGGGCGGTATCATGTAACAAAGTGTGATATTGCAAATCTTCAGGTTTAGTGAGGGCTTTATCGCCTACCAACAAACTAGGAGCACACACTGGAACTAAATACTCAGTATGTAGTTTGTCGGCACGCAGACCTGACCAATTTCCCCGGCCATAATAAATCGCAACATCAACATCTTCTGTTAATGAGCCTTCGTATAAATCGACGGCTTTAATTCGTACATCAATATCGGGATGCATCTCACTAAATTGCGATAAACGTGGTACCAGCCATTGAATAGCAAAACTGGGTTGTAAACTAACCGTAATGGTTCCTTTAGCGCCTCGTGCTAACAAACGATCGGTGGCTTCGGTTAAAGAAATAAATATATCTTTAATATCTAAGAAGTAGCCTTGACCTTCTTCGGTTAGCAGTAAGGCCCTGTTTTTCCTTCGAAAAAGCTTTAACCCTAAGAATTCTTCTAAGGCTTTTATTTGGTGACTAACAGCTGCTTGGGTCACAAAAAGCTCTTCAGCAGCTCGAGTAAAACTAAGATGCCTAGCAGCCGCTTCAAAGGCTTTTAAGGCATTAAGTGGAGGCAAACGACGCGCCATTTTAACATCCCATTAACGGATAAGTTTTTCTAATCTATGGTCATTATAATTTATCTGTTGTTGTAGGACCAGTTGCAGATTACTATGCACACGCAATCAGGCGAAGGGGTCTGACGCAGCATCTAAAATCAAGGTGTTATGTCAGGCCTCTTTGAGTAATTACCGGATTTGTAATTACTTGATTGCTATGTTGTGTTTGCATTTGTCAGCCCTTTTGCTGGCTTCCCTGTTTCTTATTTTGACTCTGTCTGTCAAAAAGAATTTTAAGCCACTGTTTATGCAGTGGCTTTTTTTTGCTTTAAATTCAAGGAAGTAGTCTTAAGAACATGATGAGCTGTTTGAAAAGCGCACTAAACCAAACATTAAAAAAAATAATCTTTGATCTAACTCACTAAACAGCCCTAGTTCACTATACAGACAGAGATAGTTGCCGTTTTTGTTGATATTGATAAAACCACAGGCTTAACAAACCCAGAAGCAAAATGGGTAGTGCTGCGTAATTGACCGCTTGCCAACCCAAAGAGTGCTCTAACCAGCCAGCAGACAAAGCCGATATTGCCACCAAAGAAAACACCGTAAACTCGTTAGTAGCCTGTGCTTTAGCCTTCTCGGAAGGTCGATAAGACTGAGTAAACAACTGGGTAGCACCAATAAACATGAAGTTCCAACCAATGCCTAACAAACTTAAAGCCAAGGCAAAATGGCCAAAACTATTACCCATTAAATTAATCGCCACGCAGGCAAACATTAGCCAAAGACCAATAAACATCACACGAAGTAAGCCGATGCGTTGAATGAGGTGCCCGGTAACAAAAGACGGAGCGAACATGCCCAAGACATGCCATTCGATAACACTGGCTGATTGGGAGAAAGCGTAACCATGGTGATGCATAGCTAGCGGAGTTGCTGTCATCAATAAGTTCATTACAAAGTAGCTCACGGCTGCAGCAAGCATTGCAACCCAAAAGCCAGGCCCTTTAATAAGGTCTAACAATGGCCTCGCGTCTTGCGCTTCTAATTCTGGATTAACAAGGGGTTTAAACCGAATCAGCAGCAATAAAATTAGCGCAATGATGTATAAGCCCAGAAGACCAACAAATGCCCCAATAAATGGCTGTTCAGGCCACCAATTTTGGCTATAGATAGCTAAGTTAGGCCCAACCACAGCAGCAATAACGCCGCCTACCATTATTGTGGAAATTGCTCTCGGCTGTTGATCGTCATCACACAGTTCGATGGCTGCAAACCGATAAAGCATTCCAAAACCAATCCCAATACCTAACAAGAATGTGGCGACGCAGAACAACAAGAAGGCTTCTGCTTGTAAGGCGTAAACAGCCAGCAATGCTCCACCAACCCCAATTGAGTTTCCCAGAACAAACCCTTTTTTCCTACCTGTTGCCCCCATGATTAAAGAAGCGGGAATGGTGGCAAGCATTAATCCTAAAAATTGCATAGCAACAGGAAAGGTAATCCAAGCAGCAGAAGGAGCCAATTGCTGGCCAATTAAACCAGTAACTGCCACGAGTAGAATATTCCCGGTAGTTAACAAGGCCTGACAAATGGCCAGCATCCATACAAAAATGTTCAAATCAAAGCTCCATGAAAACGAGCTATAACTATAAGGTAATATTGGGACGAAGGGCAGCAGCTAATCATCTACCGCTTTGGATACAGCCTTATTGATGAAAGGCTATACCCAATGATTAAGAAAAGGTTGCTCACGCAACTTTAAATTGCCTTGCTAATTGGTCTTGCTTAGAAGCAAGTAATTTAAGTTTAGAGCTCACATCTACCACTTGAGCTATGTCTGAATAGTTTTGCTCAGAGCCACTCGATATGACATTGATATTCTTAGCAATGGATTGAGAGGTATGTTGTTGCTGAAGCGCAGCACTGGCTATTTGGCTGCTCATATCTGCGATTTCTTCTACTAAGCGGTGAATGTTTTCTTGAGCATCAAATGCATCGCTACTCATATTAATACTGTTTTGCATTTCTTCTGCACACTCGCCCATTACAGCTACTGCTTTTTGCGAACCTTGCTGTAGATTTTCAATCATAGAGTGAATCTCTGAGGTAGAGTTAGCAGTTTTCTGTGCCAAGTTACGTACTTCATCGGCAACGACTGCAAAGCCTCTGCCCTGCTCTCCGGCCCTTGCAGCTTCAATCGCTGCATTTAGCGCTAATAGATTAGTTTGTGCGGCTATTCCATCAATCACTTCTAAGATACTGGCTATATCGGTGCTCAGGCGTTCAACGTCTGAAATAACCACGCTAGATTGGCTAATCTTATTAGAGAGTTGTTGAGTGACCTCAACGCTAGAGCTTACCACTCTGCGGCTAAGATCTGCTGCTTGTTTAACTTCGTTAACACGTTCCAGCGACAAATCTGCTGAGCTAGACACTTGTACCACTGATTGCTCCATTTGAGTCATCGCTGCGGCCACATTTGCTGTTTCACTGCGTTCACTATCTAGTTTGCCTGTTACTCGCTCTGCACTATGCAGATTGTGAATGGATACTTCGTTAATATCATTAGCTGTAACGCTTAATTCGCCAAGCATCTCACGCAAACGATCAACCACTTGGTTAACGCTAGTAGCCAGCTCACCAAACTCATTTTGTTGCGAATAGTTCACTTTATTCCGCAAATCACCACTCGCTACATCACGCAGGGTTTGCTTCATTAACTTCAGAGGTTTACGAATAATGCTAGCGACGTGGTAACAAACGGCGATAACCATCACCAATGCCAACACAATTATTCCGGCTAAAACACTCAAACTTTGACTAAATGTAGCGTCTGCCGCTTCTCCTGCTAATTGTGCTTGAGCTTGAGAAAACTGATTTATCTCGCCAACAACAAGTAATAAATCATCCAGCTGCTCGGTGGCCAAATTAATCTGTTGCTGTAACCGATCTCGCGTTCCAATGTAAGCAAGGTGCAGGCTCAATATACCGCCAACCTGCATAGTTTCCTTGCTTAGCTCATTGATATTATGGGCGATTGAGCCATTGGCAATATCTTCAACTGTTTTAACCGAAGCGGCAATATCTTCAAAATCTAAACTAATAGCTTCTCGCTTTTTCTGATTACCAGACAGTACCTTTTCAATTAATGCCGCGTTATGACTGTTCAAGGCTTTTAAGCTATTTACTTCAATAAAGGTTAGCGTTGTCTCTAGCGAGGCATAAATGGATTTAACAAAAGTTTTATCTTCAACGATCAAGCGCTCTAAGTCACTGCGTATTTGCCCCGGTAATCGCTGAACGCGAATCCGTTTATCGGCAACTACAGCCTGTTGTTGTTGTTGCTGCTGATATAACTCCATAACTTGCTCAGCATTTATTTTATAAGCTAGCCATTGCTCATTTAACTCCGCGTACAAATTAGGATTGTTAGCCTGCTGTTGAATAACTATGTCTAGCTGTTGTTGGGTGACACTAATAGCTTGATTATAGGCTTGTTCGGCCGCAAGCATACGCTGCTCATTGCCCGAGAGAAGGTAGTTCTTTAAGTGTTTATCTACAGCCAACAGTTGGTTGGCTAAAACACCCGACTCAAGTACTTGGGGGGTGAATTTATCTGTGACTTTTTTCACTGCATTATTTAACGAGTCTGTAGAGTAAAAAGACACCGCGCCCAGTGCTAGCACCATCGCTCCTAACACAGCAAAGCCAATTATAATGCGAGTAACAATATTTATACTTCTTATTGCGTACATCAACTTCTCCCTAACTGCTCTAATCAAGTTCCATCCAATCTCGCGGTTTAATTCTGCTAAATTGTCACTTTAAAACATTACCTAATTTCATCACTTAGCTATATCGGCAAATTTAAGAAACCGGTTTCAGTACTCATTTTTATCGGCAATTTATTTTTAAAGTCGAATTAAATTCACATTATTAAAGCTTCAAACTTTAGCTAGGCACAAAAAAAGCGCCATTAAGGCGCTTTGTTCAATGAGCGAAAGTTTATTCCCACTCAATGGTCGCTGGCGGTTTGCCAGAGATGTCATAAACAACCCGTGAAATACCATCTATCTCGTTGATAATACGGTTGCTTACGTTACCTAAGAAATCATAAGGTAAGTGTGCCCAGTGAGCGGTCATAAAATCGATGGTTTCTACTGCGCGCAGCGATACAACCCAATCGTACTTACGAGCGTCACCCATTACGCCTACCGAACGAACCGGTAAGAAAACGGTGAAGGCTTGGCTTACTTTATGGTAAAGATCAGCTTTGTGTAGTTCTTCGATAAAGATAGCGTCAGCGCGACGTAGCAAGTCACAGTACTCTTTCTTCACTTCACCCAATACACGTACCCCTAAACCCGGTCCAGGGAATGGGTGGCGATACAACATATCGTAAGGAAGCCCTAACTCTAGGCCAATTTTACGTACTTCGTCTTTAAACAACTCACGTAAAGGCTCAACTAAGCCCATTTCCATATCGTCTGGTAGGCCACCAACATTATGGTGTGATTTAATCACGTGAGCTTTACCGGTTTTAGACGCTGCCGATTCGATAACATCAGGGTAAATAGTACCTTGAGCCAGCCACTTAGCGTTCTTAAGCTTTTTCGATTCTTCATCAAATACATCAATGAATACATG
The nucleotide sequence above comes from Agarivorans sp. Alg241-V36. Encoded proteins:
- a CDS encoding isocitrate dehydrogenase; its protein translation is MSTRRITVIPGDGIGPSIIESAIAIMDKAGCGFEYDFANAGLAALESDGSLLPEKSLQLIEQNGIALKGPLTTPVGTGFTSINVSMRKHFDLYANLRPVRSFVGTKARYEDVDIITVRENTQGMYSGVGQKRSEDGSSAEAMSIITRDGAERIVKFAYELARREGRKKVTAVHKANIMKSTSGLFLEVAREVAKQYPDIESEEMIVDAACMNLVMYPERFDVMVTTNLFGDILSDLCAGLVGGLGMAPGANIGERAAIFEAVHGSAPDIAGQDIANPTSVILASIQMLEYLGMEDKAANILSAVKDVIASGDRTTRDLGGTAGTKEFTQAILDRL
- a CDS encoding MFS transporter, whose protein sequence is MNIFVWMLAICQALLTTGNILLVAVTGLIGQQLAPSAAWITFPVAMQFLGLMLATIPASLIMGATGRKKGFVLGNSIGVGGALLAVYALQAEAFLLFCVATFLLGIGIGFGMLYRFAAIELCDDDQQPRAISTIMVGGVIAAVVGPNLAIYSQNWWPEQPFIGAFVGLLGLYIIALILLLLIRFKPLVNPELEAQDARPLLDLIKGPGFWVAMLAAAVSYFVMNLLMTATPLAMHHHGYAFSQSASVIEWHVLGMFAPSFVTGHLIQRIGLLRVMFIGLWLMFACVAINLMGNSFGHFALALSLLGIGWNFMFIGATQLFTQSYRPSEKAKAQATNEFTVFSLVAISALSAGWLEHSLGWQAVNYAALPILLLGLLSLWFYQYQQKRQLSLSV
- the rlmM gene encoding 23S rRNA (cytidine(2498)-2'-O)-methyltransferase RlmM; the protein is MSSVILYCRTGFESDCAAEIQFHAEQLGFFGYAKASSGAGFVEFSCYQSEHAQALYQATDFRQLVFARHWFLALAELQLDEANRVASILAVEQKLPKCGSLRLEYPDTNDGKALSSFCKKFTRPLENALVKHQWLTKNTNPKLPAMQLFFVSGTHCWLGYSDTRNGNAQHNGILRLKFPAEAPSRSTLKLDEAFMVLLNDEEREQYIQNGQHAVDLGACPGGWTYQLVRRNMFVAAIDNGPMAQSLMDTGQVQHYREDGFKYQPERSNVSWLVCDMVERPAKVSRLMLKWLANGWCQYAMFNLKLPMKQRFAEVNQDLNLLKEGLSELGFEHEVRAKHLYHDREEITVFARVY
- a CDS encoding methyl-accepting chemotaxis protein, whose protein sequence is MYAIRSINIVTRIIIGFAVLGAMVLALGAVSFYSTDSLNNAVKKVTDKFTPQVLESGVLANQLLAVDKHLKNYLLSGNEQRMLAAEQAYNQAISVTQQQLDIVIQQQANNPNLYAELNEQWLAYKINAEQVMELYQQQQQQQAVVADKRIRVQRLPGQIRSDLERLIVEDKTFVKSIYASLETTLTFIEVNSLKALNSHNAALIEKVLSGNQKKREAISLDFEDIAASVKTVEDIANGSIAHNINELSKETMQVGGILSLHLAYIGTRDRLQQQINLATEQLDDLLLVVGEINQFSQAQAQLAGEAADATFSQSLSVLAGIIVLALVMVIAVCYHVASIIRKPLKLMKQTLRDVASGDLRNKVNYSQQNEFGELATSVNQVVDRLREMLGELSVTANDINEVSIHNLHSAERVTGKLDSERSETANVAAAMTQMEQSVVQVSSSADLSLERVNEVKQAADLSRRVVSSSVEVTQQLSNKISQSSVVISDVERLSTDIASILEVIDGIAAQTNLLALNAAIEAARAGEQGRGFAVVADEVRNLAQKTANSTSEIHSMIENLQQGSQKAVAVMGECAEEMQNSINMSSDAFDAQENIHRLVEEIADMSSQIASAALQQQHTSQSIAKNINVISSGSEQNYSDIAQVVDVSSKLKLLASKQDQLARQFKVA
- a CDS encoding DUF423 domain-containing protein; this encodes MSTLNQTPWALRLLLALSGAVTVIMGAGAAHGFSRFLGEAQLSWIEIGVFYQIIHLVAALVVIDKRRLTAVLWILGGWLFAGSLYCLAFLGSKVFGPITPIGGFILIIAWLSLALPTKRSANE
- a CDS encoding transcriptional regulator GcvA, producing the protein MARRLPPLNALKAFEAAARHLSFTRAAEELFVTQAAVSHQIKALEEFLGLKLFRRKNRALLLTEEGQGYFLDIKDIFISLTEATDRLLARGAKGTITVSLQPSFAIQWLVPRLSQFSEMHPDIDVRIKAVDLYEGSLTEDVDVAIYYGRGNWSGLRADKLHTEYLVPVCAPSLLVGDKALTKPEDLQYHTLLHDTARHDWKAWFKLVGLRQMNVNHGPIFSHSTMVLQAAVYGQGVALGHSVLAKPEIEAGRLVCPFEQVLLSKNAYYMVCKPSQAEQGKLVAFREWMISLVEQEQQEFVNEGLVDAE